In Deltaproteobacteria bacterium, one DNA window encodes the following:
- a CDS encoding Ku protein yields MATRSIGTATISFGLVSIPIKLFSTNESSSGISFNLLHDKCKGRVKQQYICPKDNNEVVERTNMVKGYEFAKDQYVLFTEEELKALEEQASKAIEITEFVPLSKVDPLYFEKAYYLGPDKGADKSYKLLGEAMRETQRCALAKYAARGKQYLVLLRPVENGIVMQELRYADEVKPMSEVPLGEGEVKEAELTLAKQLINQISTEQFDPKKYKDEVKERTLAQIQRKMQGEAVSVVAEAAPQGKIIDLMEALKASLSNKGSAPVATPETLAAEAAEPERKGPKRAPRKAEAAEKKAK; encoded by the coding sequence ATGGCCACTCGATCCATTGGAACCGCGACCATCAGCTTCGGGTTGGTCTCCATCCCGATCAAGCTGTTCTCGACGAACGAGTCGTCGTCGGGGATCTCGTTCAACCTGCTGCACGACAAGTGCAAGGGCCGGGTGAAGCAGCAGTACATCTGCCCCAAGGACAACAACGAGGTCGTCGAGCGCACCAACATGGTGAAGGGCTACGAGTTCGCCAAGGACCAGTACGTCCTCTTCACCGAAGAAGAGCTGAAGGCGCTCGAGGAGCAGGCGTCGAAGGCCATCGAGATCACCGAGTTCGTTCCGCTCTCGAAGGTCGACCCGCTCTACTTCGAGAAGGCCTACTACCTCGGCCCGGACAAGGGCGCGGACAAGTCCTACAAACTTCTCGGCGAGGCGATGCGCGAGACGCAGCGCTGCGCGCTCGCCAAGTACGCGGCGCGGGGCAAGCAGTACCTGGTGCTCTTGCGGCCGGTCGAGAACGGCATCGTGATGCAGGAGCTGCGCTACGCCGACGAAGTGAAGCCGATGAGTGAAGTCCCGCTCGGCGAAGGCGAGGTGAAGGAAGCCGAGCTCACGCTGGCCAAGCAGCTCATCAACCAGATCTCGACCGAGCAGTTCGATCCCAAGAAGTACAAGGACGAAGTGAAGGAGCGCACCCTCGCCCAGATCCAACGAAAGATGCAGGGCGAAGCGGTGAGCGTCGTCGCCGAGGCCGCGCCGCAGGGCAAGATCATCGACCTCATGGAAGCGCTGAAGGCGAGCCTGTCGAACAAGGGCAGCGCGCCGGTCGCGACGCCGGAGACACTTGCTGCGGAAGCCGCGGAGCCTGAGCGCAAGGGCCCCAAGCGCGCGCCGCGCAAGGCTGAGGCCGCGGAGAAGAAGGCCAAGTAA